In one window of Pseudomonas sp. IAC-BECa141 DNA:
- a CDS encoding PolC-type DNA polymerase III, translated as MERIAVIDFETTGISPSSSCRATEIAVVMLENGRIVERYQSLMNAGVRVPAFIEQLTGISNAMLRTAPSAEQVMNEVNEFVGCTPLLAHNAAFDQKFWDFELGRIKRTRLQNFACSLLLARRLMPAAPNHKLGTLTTFAQLPHTGQAHRAMADAEMAANLLAHLADELRQKHGVRELSHDLLCKLQKVPAAKVGETLSRYR; from the coding sequence TTGGAACGCATTGCAGTCATCGACTTTGAAACCACCGGCATCTCGCCGAGCAGCAGCTGCCGGGCCACGGAAATCGCCGTGGTCATGCTGGAAAACGGCCGCATCGTCGAGCGTTACCAGAGCCTGATGAACGCCGGCGTCCGCGTCCCGGCCTTCATCGAACAACTCACCGGCATCAGCAACGCCATGCTGCGCACCGCGCCTTCGGCCGAACAGGTGATGAACGAAGTCAACGAATTCGTCGGCTGCACGCCCCTGTTGGCGCACAACGCCGCGTTTGACCAGAAGTTCTGGGACTTCGAACTGGGCCGGATCAAACGCACCCGTTTGCAGAACTTTGCCTGTTCGCTGCTACTGGCTCGTCGTTTGATGCCGGCGGCGCCGAACCACAAGCTCGGTACGCTCACTACCTTCGCCCAACTGCCGCATACCGGCCAGGCGCACAGGGCGATGGCGGATGCGGAGATGGCGGCGAATTTGCTTGCGCATCTGGCGGATGAGTTGCGGCAGAAGCATGGGGTGCGGGAGTTGAGCCATGATTTGTTGTGCAAATTGCAGAAAGTCCCCGCCGCGAAGGTTGGCGAAACCTTGAGTCGATATCGCTGA
- a CDS encoding NYN domain-containing protein, translating to MKKIAVFADVQNLYYTVRQAYGCHFNYAALWADVSQHGQIVEAYAYAIDRGDSKQQQFQQILRNLGFTVKLKPYIQRSDGSAKGDWDVGITLDIMDAADHVDEIVLASGDGDFDMLLERIINKHGVQAVAYGVPGLTANSLIRAASRYVPIEGALLLKN from the coding sequence GTGAAAAAAATCGCAGTGTTCGCCGATGTGCAGAACCTCTACTACACCGTGCGTCAGGCCTATGGTTGCCACTTCAACTACGCGGCGCTGTGGGCGGATGTCAGCCAGCACGGGCAGATCGTCGAGGCCTACGCCTATGCGATCGACCGGGGCGACAGCAAACAGCAGCAGTTCCAGCAGATCCTGCGCAACCTCGGTTTCACCGTGAAACTCAAACCCTACATCCAGCGCAGCGACGGCTCGGCCAAGGGCGACTGGGACGTGGGCATCACCCTCGACATCATGGACGCCGCCGACCACGTCGACGAAATCGTCCTGGCCTCAGGTGATGGCGATTTCGACATGCTGCTCGAACGCATCATCAACAAACACGGCGTACAAGCGGTGGCCTATGGCGTTCCCGGCCTGACCGCCAACTCGCTGATCCGCGCCGCCAGCCGTTACGTGCCGATCGAAGGCGCACTGCTGTTGAAAAATTGA
- a CDS encoding DUF2076 domain-containing protein — translation MNSEEQTLIDGLFSRLQQAETEAAPRDAQAEARIKEHLTRQPAAGYFMTQAILVQEAALKSLDEQNKQLTQQVKQLQAELQSAKAQSAPPASSGGGFLSSIFGGSSSRPAPTQSAPTSTGGWREPAPQQNFGAPAPQQNFGAPPPGYGQQQAAPAAGSSFLGGALKTAAGVAGGVMLAQGISSLFHHNQQPEEIVEVIKEEPAQVNDQSNNGWGDDQRMANNDSYGNDQGGFTDTDYSDDNSSFFDDDDSFV, via the coding sequence ATGAACAGCGAAGAACAAACCCTGATCGATGGACTGTTTTCCCGGCTGCAGCAGGCCGAAACGGAGGCAGCCCCGCGCGACGCCCAGGCTGAGGCGCGGATCAAGGAACACCTGACGCGCCAGCCGGCCGCAGGTTATTTCATGACCCAGGCGATTCTGGTGCAGGAGGCTGCCCTCAAGAGCCTCGACGAACAAAACAAGCAACTGACTCAACAGGTCAAGCAATTGCAGGCCGAACTGCAATCGGCCAAGGCGCAGAGCGCGCCGCCGGCCTCCAGCGGCGGTGGCTTCCTGTCGAGCATCTTCGGTGGCAGCAGCTCGCGCCCGGCGCCGACCCAGAGCGCCCCGACGTCCACCGGCGGCTGGCGTGAGCCGGCACCGCAGCAGAACTTCGGTGCGCCCGCGCCGCAACAGAACTTCGGCGCGCCACCACCGGGTTATGGTCAGCAGCAAGCAGCCCCGGCGGCCGGCAGCAGCTTTCTCGGCGGCGCCCTGAAAACCGCTGCCGGCGTGGCGGGTGGCGTGATGCTGGCACAAGGCATCAGCAGCCTGTTCCATCACAATCAGCAGCCGGAAGAAATCGTCGAAGTCATCAAGGAAGAGCCGGCCCAGGTCAACGACCAGAGCAACAACGGTTGGGGCGATGACCAGCGTATGGCCAACAACGACTCCTACGGTAATGATCAGGGCGGCTTCACCGACACCGACTACAGCGATGACAACTCATCGTTCTTCGATGACGACGATTCCTTCGTCTGA
- a CDS encoding YciC family protein produces the protein MNAFDVLRDSLYFFKRNLGRIVQLCLPLVIFEAALQQVVDHASDPDGYSAISVIVGLLVYPLYTAALILFLDARTRGESPQTRDLLAMAARLWPRFAVLTALNTLLILLGLSLYFLPGLWLMVTLAFGEYLLVLRGYGPLQAMKESLRLSRGHFLRILVCILCVMGPLWLLKGLTLQVYPDPQNPLIAVLIDSGHSFLQLFTSVVLFRLFMLISELPDKRDGMV, from the coding sequence ATGAATGCCTTCGATGTGCTGCGCGACTCCCTGTATTTCTTCAAACGCAATCTGGGCCGGATCGTCCAGTTGTGTCTGCCGCTGGTGATTTTCGAAGCCGCGCTGCAACAGGTGGTCGACCATGCCAGCGACCCGGACGGTTACTCGGCCATCAGCGTGATCGTCGGCCTGCTGGTGTATCCGTTGTACACCGCCGCGCTGATCCTGTTTCTCGATGCCCGCACCCGCGGCGAATCCCCGCAAACCCGCGATTTGCTGGCGATGGCCGCTCGCCTGTGGCCGCGCTTTGCCGTTCTTACTGCGCTGAACACGTTGCTGATCCTGCTCGGACTGTCGCTGTATTTCCTGCCGGGGCTGTGGCTGATGGTCACTCTGGCTTTCGGTGAATACCTGCTGGTGCTGCGCGGTTATGGTCCGTTGCAGGCGATGAAGGAAAGCCTGCGTCTGAGCCGTGGGCATTTTCTGCGAATTCTGGTGTGCATCCTGTGTGTGATGGGGCCGCTGTGGTTGCTCAAGGGCCTGACTTTGCAGGTCTATCCCGATCCGCAGAATCCGTTGATCGCAGTGCTGATCGACAGTGGCCACAGCTTCCTGCAACTGTTCACCAGCGTGGTGCTGTTCCGCCTGTTCATGCTGATCAGCGAATTGCCCGACAAACGTGACGGAATGGTCTGA